AAACAACACTTATCAAGGCCCGAATCTTCATAGCAGGTcgagaatgactatttctctCATTTCGGTATGTTGTGCGATTTTCCATACATTAACAGTGACGCTATCTATGGGATCTAAGTTACTCTCAACACCAGAGGTGGGAGAATGATAATTTTCCAGCATGCTAAATAATTATAAGACAAGCAGACAACATTCTCCCAGATAAGTGTCCTTAAttcttcaacttttatatttatgaaaaatattgttgcaAAAAAATGGGCGAGTGAGCTTTTATCGCCCAAGCTCCTCGCCGCTGCACTCTGCACACTTCAGATGCACTGTGCAAAGAGGGGGTACATGACGAGCACTATTCACATAAGAGGCACTCTGCCCAGGCACATATACTTTTCGAGTCGTTAGCACAATGCACTACGCACGCCGCAATACTAtacacttaagtgcacagtacCATGCACAGGGGGAGTGCATAGTACCATGCATGGCAGCATAATGGGTGCACGTCCCGTGCACCTAAAACCCACCTCGGGCATATGCCGTGGGCCTAACGGAGAGAACTCCCGGCCACCACGGAGGCCACCGGCATTGTTTATTGAGGCCGTGGTGATCACCGAAAATGATGGTCGTGCACAGCGAGCAACTGCTGAACATTGCCCCATGTGCACCCGAGAGGCTCATGGCGACCGGCCGTgagcgccccccccccccccccccccgcacGCAACCATTCGGTGGCCACCATTTGGGCCGCCGAAGGTTTCTGTTTCCAATCAACCACCTCCCATGCACGGGGAGCGAGCCGAGCGTGGCATTGTGCCTTGCTTACGTTGGCACAAAATGTGAGGCGCGTGGGGAACAACCGCAAGCCCAGTGAACTTGTCGGCGACCACCACGTGGTCCACCGGTAGTTTCTGTCTTGGACTGACTCATCCCTGCCGCCTGGGACTGAGCACAGTGCGCCTAACGAGTGCACAACAACCTGCACCCTAAAGGCTCATGGCTGGGCTGTGAGCCTGTTGAACTGGACTTGTCGGTGGCCACCACGTGGCTAGCCGACAATTTCTGTCCCCGTCCAGATGGCCCATGTCGACGGGCGATGTGCACACTGTGCGCAGCAAGAGTGTTAGGGATGTCAATCTAGTCCCAAAACATTATGTTATCCTTGCCTTGGTTCTCTTTGTGGTAACCGAAATGACTAGCCCTCTTACTTGGCCTTGAGCAATACGTGGCAATGATAGGACCTTAGGCTAATGGAGGTTTGGTGTTTAGTGATGGAATGATGTATGATAATGATGAAAAATGGTGATCTAAGTGATGAACTCAAGCAATTGAGTAGTGAGGCACAACTAGGATGAGTGCACTTGGAGTTGGCGCCACTTGTGATGCAATTACGGTTTGGATGGtgagtgaggctagggtttggatgGAAGAAGGGTTTTCAAAATTGTAGGAGGCAATTTGGGAGTGATGGGTTTCGACTCTGATAAGATGGAAGTGAgtgatatgaaaaataaaagattctaGGATGATTCCTAGAATTAAGGGATCAATTATGGTAAGTATGACCGGTTGGCCAAATATAGGGATTTTCAAATATGGAAGCAAATTTGGAttcttaaattttagaaatccTTATATGGAGGGTGGGGATTTCGGCTAGGGTAAAAGAAGGATGGAAGAAGGTAATTGATGGTGTAGCCGAATATGGTAAGTAGGGTAAACACTATGGCGGCCGAATAATGTGTTTGGGAAGATGGAATggatgcaagaaaatatatgaacacaataaaaataaatgaacacTCCTCAGCTTTGAATGAACACCAAGATAAACAAATCAATTtcgattcacgaattgcacaaagttgaaaagaaatctcatatattgataaaatgaaTCACACATATTCAAGAATTGaaaggtgtgatcctctctttaGGGATTCACGAGTTACACCCAAAAGAGTTCAAGTGCATAAGTACCAAAAAGATTATTTCTAGAACAATAGCCATACTTTAGggaaattgttaaaaaaaattaaatgaaatgactaaggatcctatttatagagattacaaAGTGGAAACCCAAAAAGGTCCattggaaaataattaaataaaaataaatgaaaacaataaaatagtCTTGATAGGATCATGGTGGCCTGTGGCATGGAATGGCTCATAGATGGGCTAGTGTGGTTCATGGCCCACGACTGGGCTGGTTTGGCTCATGGTCATTGGGGCACAACATGGTGTCGTGCATGGTCTGTTGATAGGCATGGCATGGTGCCATGCATGGGCCTGTTGGTGGGCACGACATGGTGTTGTGCATGACCTGCTAATGGGCATGGCATGGTGCCATGCATGGGCCTATTGGTGGGCACAGTATGGTGTCGTGCGTTGATGCCACAAGGCACGGGCTGGTGCCGTGCGTTGGATGGCATGCTTAGTGGACATTCCACTAGTCTCGCCTGCAAGGCACAGGCTGGAGTCGTGCGCTGGATGCAATGCCTGCTGAGGCATGCTACTAACCTCACTGGGCTGCTGCTATTGGGGCTCGCGTATGGGCGTGAGGCGCTGGGGCGCACGCATGGTCTTGCAGCGCAGGGGCGCACGTAGGAGCGCGTGCATGGACATGCACATGAGCATGCTCATGATGGGCCACACGCTAGGTTGCACACGGTCACCAACCTCGCTTGGCATGCACATAGGCATGCGCATGCTAGGTTGCGCTCGGCCAATAGCCTTACTAGACACCTTATGTGTGTCAAGGCATGGGCCATGGCACGCATGTAGGCTGGCTGTGGGGCTATCTTGGCATGTCAAGGACAATGTCGAGGCGTGGCCCGGGGCTATTTTCTTAGGAGTTCTGACAAAGAGGCAACGAGCGCAAAATGCCTTGCGTACGACAACCCCCTTTCCATGACACTCGTGAGCTGGTGGGATCACCACCTAGAACTGCCAAGCTCGCTGACGATTTCTATTGCCAGCAGGACACTCCACAGGCACCCCAGCTTGACCTAAGTGGTTATTCGGCCACCTAGTGGCGGGCGTCCCTCCTCAACCTGAGACCTTCCTCAGCCACCCCATGGCGAGCAACCACCTCCTCTACTCAGGACTCATCTGCACGGATTCTCACCTGTTCGGGACAGGATATGGTGTTGCACAGGTTCTCACCTGCCCTGGACTGGATATGGTGTTACACGGGTTCTCGCCTGTTTGTGATAGTACCCAAGGTGCACGAGACTCACTTGCTCGGGGCAATACCTCAGATGTATGGGACACATTTGATCAAGTGCAGTACCTCAACTGCACGGGACTCATCGGGCCACACATTGCACAGTCACCCACGTGGCCAAGACTTGTAGCGTGAGAAAGTTATACGACACTGCAagggttgtaaaaaaaaaattgaacaagaGAGAAACAATCAGCCGCGAGCATTTTCAATCGAGTGAAAATTGACTACAACAATTAAAACTCTCTGGTTTGTCTCCTCAAAATTTGTGTGAATTTATTTCTACTCCTATGTTGTGGAACACCGGCCACGTAGCCCAGCCAGGGCACTACTCAGACGTCCCAATATAACTCCGTTAGGACAAATTGTTTGGCACTAATGCGCATGCAGGCACGCTCACCTCACTTGGCGGGCAACTTCCCGACACCTAACAACCAGCATTTAAGCATGCACCATGCATGAGCCATGCCCTGGCTGCCCCCATCGCATGTTGCATGGCCCGTGCAACATGCTCAACCAACCGTCTCGCCCAAGTCTGCTCGGCTGATCTCAGTCAAGCAATAATTGATTACAGCAATCAAAACTCTCTGAATAAATTGCTTGGCATCGTAAGCACCTGAATCTTCTTCATTGCCGAAACATGACAACTCGCATGCCTCATCGACTCATCTCCAACCTTCGTCACGCTCTGGTAGAGCAATTTAGGTTTGCCACCTCACTTTGTGATCTAAGCCATTTACATTGAccaagttgattttttttttttttttttttttttagcacaGACAAACGCCTCCGTTagcaaagtcgagtccctagactcgccagAACACAATGGTCGAACACAAGTCTCTAGACTTGTCGACCCTCACGCCAACAAAACCGAGTTCCTAAACTCGCCAAGATGCATTGGTCGAGTAAAGTCCTAGGGTTCACCCACACGACCAGTCAAACACAAGTCCCTAAACTTGCTGACCTTCTTCGTGCCATCAAtctgagtccctagactcgcaaCGAAGTTTAGGTTGGGCACTAGTACCAGGACTTGCCCTGAAGGCCATTTGGAcacaagtccctagacttgcagACCTTCACGCTGATACGAGTCCCTAGACTAGCGCTGAGTGTCACACTTGAGCCATAACTGCTATCAGTGAGTTACCTTTGGGAACGAGCCTTCTGAATTATTGGGCCTCTAAGCTCCACAATCACATTGCTCGGGTTGCCTTTGGGAAAGAGCCGATGGGCTCAACAACCGCCTAAAGTGGACCCAAGGGGTCAATGGGCCCTCTGACAGCTTTGCATGGGTTATTTCATACAAACTCCAACACCAACAAAATTGAAAACGAAAACATTAGACGAATGTACACTTTCCAAAAACGACAAACATACATACAAATGCATAGCCGGACTACACACATTACGCAGTCAAGCACACCTCTTGCTACAGCCGAGCTCCGCGCTTGCATCTTACGTGGTCGAGTACATCTATCATCACGTCTAAGCTCTGCTCTCTTATCTTACACTAGCAAGTACATCTCCTGCGATAACCGAGCTACCCGCTCGCACTTTATGTGGGATGTGTCCATCTCTAGTTTATCTCGCTAAGTCGAGCCACGCGCTCGCACCCCACAAGTTTTGAGTTCATCTCCCGCCATAGCCGAGCTACGAGTGCGCGCTTTACGCGGTCAAGTTCATCTCCCACCATACCCGAACTACACACTCTTGCTCTACGCAGACGAATCCATCTCTCGCTCATCTCGCATCTCGCTAATGACGAGCCTCGTGCTTGCACTTCAAGCGATCGAGCTCATCTCCCACCTAATCCTAcgctaaaaaatatttactactTAATGCGAGAGGAATAGATGAACAGGTACTAGCTCCCAGAATTTATTTCTGTACAGACTGGGGTGGATCAGTTCGGCTGTATATTTTACCtctgaagattctcaaggtcttctttttgaagcaaattttcttgaaaaatcgCAAGCAACTGTGAGGGAGTAAAATATCTAGGCCCAGCTTGGCCACCACTAGGGGATAAGAGGGGAAGTAGGGAGGCAAGGGAGAATGGGGGTGTCAGAATGTAAGAAGATGGTGTTAGGAAGTAAGAAGGTAGTGTCAGGAGAAAGTGAGAAATGGAGAGATGCTCAAACGTGCAAAGCGGACCATGCCTCGCCACTACAGGGGGCACGCGGAAAGAGATATAAGATAAAAGGAGACGTCCAAATGACTTCATAGGGGGCTTCTTCTTTGACTTCTCCGTCAAACTCTGAATGGAGAACTCCAGAAAGAATATATTCTCCAGCAAGTAGATTTGTTGCTTTCATTATACAGTAAGAAATGAGAGgttatgagagattgtaaacaagcatattatagtagatttttccttctcaaacgtccgtggatgtaggcaatatgtcgaactacgtaaatttgtgtgtctctttttctctatttttttgcaCTTGTTTTCTATTCATACTATAAATGTATGCACTGATACAGTACAACATCACTAGACATCACTAGACCACTGACGGGGCTCTAAACAATACTGATTGAGGCCCGTATCGTCATAGCAGGCAGGAAATGACACTTTCCAGTCTGTTGTGcaatttcttattcattaacaCTTCAATTCAACCacataatcaaattttcatCTCCCAATCTAAAAATcaatcacaataaaaatataaaatcatgattcGTATCAAAATCTAtacatataaaatcatcactttttctcaaatttaatttgataaaaaaatataaattttattatttatatttatctttacCATATTAACTTGAGAAGGGCGCCTTAAGTGCATTTATTGCATGTGGCATTCACACTAATGGTAGCCATACTGCAACCTAGGTCCTAATAAATCTATTCCTTAAACTTAACAATAACGCATTTAACAAGAAACAAAGCAAGACCTAAATGGATGACTAAAAGGAAGAGATGACTTGGTTGGTAGGGctaaaaatacttccttaaccCCTTTTTCCCTTAACTCTCCCAAAAATTAACTTGAGCTAACTTACGAGaggttctatttatagtttttaaatagAGATTGTGTATGCAAATTTATTgatatgttttattaaataaaaaaaaattattttgagaaatataatattttaattttaaagacaaaactatttaaatttacataaacAGTCCCTATTCTGGGACCGTACATAAACTAACTCGTAACTTATTTGGGGTGGCTTCTTCTCTTGTTCTATAGAGTGCGTAATGTTCGTTATTGTCCGAAACCTTCTTGCCATCTTAGTTTTTATtatagtttagatataagaaataaaatatatttaaaaaaatctatttacaaatctatttatcattttattggCACATAAAATACATAAGGTTGCGacacatttaatataaaaacttatattttattataatgaatAATATCAATATGTTTGCATCCaactttaatataatattttttaattattaaatgatttctaaataaaaatacatgatttattcaaaaataaaaataaaaataaaaatacgtGATATATATCGGGGAGAACGTCGTATCAATTAGGTGACGAACAAAATCGGAGAAATGAAGTATAAATCGAGCAATCCGTCCTAAAGATGGTGGTGCGAGACTGCTAACAGCGTCCTCCTTATCTTGGTTAAACGAGAAGATTggactaaaatttatataattgaattagataaatttaaaataatttaaatttttactataattgttggtttaaaataaagaattataatTGATTCACTAAacgttaaaatattaattttatactttaaataaatattaaaatattaatttttcacttcaagtaaaaatattatttagtttataattaagaaatttagatagaattttagataagtttaattaaatatattttgttattaatattaaatgaattttaaaaatatgatttttttaatattaatttaattagaatataattattattaacatttaattagtAGAGttttaaaatgtgataaaaataaattaaataaaaaattattaaattaataatattttattattatataaaaagtgaataataatttaaaaataaaatttaaatagaatagataaatataaaaaagtgtgatttaaattttaaagaaggATTTCGCTAAGCGAATGAGATCCTAATACGCCCGTTCCCATGGCACATGCGTAATTTAGCCAAACACCAGAGCCTTTTCTCTAACCGTCccgatatttaaattttaaattaaacccCAGGAGACGTGCTAGACTTTCTCTCTGTCTCCGTCTCTGTCTCCTCTCATCTACCTGCGTCCTTCTGAAGAACAAACACACTTACTCCCAATCCTCACCGTCCCTTATTCCACGTCATCGATGCGTGCCTTTTCAATCCAACGGTGCATCCAGGCCCCAacaatttaaaacacatttctAACTGACAGACAAGGCAGCCTCGGCCCCCCAAAGACCCAGGCCCAAAGCCACGCACCCAGAGACTAGAGAGCCCCTTCCGTTCCTCTTGAGGTTTATCCCGACTCGCCCATTTTAACCAATagcgaggagagagagaaagtataagagagagaaagcgagcgagagagagagagagagagtctgagagaGTCTGTTTTTGCATTTCCAGCTTGCAGAAGGGAGCGACCGTACATCTGggaaaattagggttttaaagCGGAGCAAACGAATAGGCATAGCTATTGGGTTTCGCATCGACTACTTTCAAGCCCACGGTTTGTATTAGCGCTACAGCTAAGGTTAGAGTTAGAGTTAGAGTTAGGGTTTGTTATCAGAAAAAACTTCGATTTCGGTTTCTTCTATGCGTGGACAAACCTGTGGATTTGCGCTAAATTTTCGCTCTTGATGCTCTGAAACGATTCGTTTTGGAGGTTTTGTGAAACTGGGTGTATGAGATATAGGGTTTCGTATTTGATGGACGAGATCTGGGAGCGGGCCGTGGAGACAGCGCTAGACGGCCAAACCGACCACGCCTCGGCTCGAACCCTGACTCTAGACGGCGCCGTTAAGTGTGTCCAAGGTCGGCTGCCCCCTCCGAGTCTCCTCGAGAGGTTCCTGAACCTCCAGCACCTCTCTATTGCTAACATCGGCGTCTCTTCCCTCGAGCAGTTCCCTCGCCTCCAAAACCTCCAGAAGCTCATCCTTTCCGATAATCGGATCGCCGGAGGTCTTGAATTCCTCGTCGAAGCTGGCCTCGACTCGCTCAGAGACCTCGACCTCTCCAACAACCGGATTCAGTACATCGAGGATCTCGCCCCACTCGCACAGCTGAAGCTGGTCTCGCTGGATCTCTATGAGTGCCCCGTTACGCGACTCAAGGATTATCGATCTAGGGTTTTTGTGTTGATAAAATCGTTGAAGTATTTAGATAAGATGGATGCGGAGGAGAATGAGCGGCCCGAGTCTGATGACGAGGAGGAAGACGAAGAGGACGATGACGATGACCCGGGGAGTGGCGAAATCGACGGTGAGGATCGTCCCTTTGGAATGAATAATGGGCATAGTGAGGGGACCGAAGGGGTTGTAGATGTGGACGAGGATGACGAGAGCGATGCCGATGAGGAGGAGACCGAGACTGCTAGGAGAGTTAACAAGCCGGATCATCAGGCTAATGGGTTTCGCGTTGAGCGTGTTGAGGGCGAGGGTGGTGATGAGGATGAAGAGGGCGATGATGACGATGACAATGAATCGGTGGAGGAAATCGATGAAGAGGagggtgatgatgatgatgtagtTGAGGTGCACGAGATTGAGGACAGTGATGACGAGGAAGATGGAGTTGAATATGAGGACGACGATGAGGACGAGGAGGATGacgaggatgaagaagaggaggtGGACAATGACGAGGGGGATTTTGCAGAGCTTGAGAGTACGGGGCGGTTGACGAGCACGGAAGGGGAGATTGATGGACACGAACAGGGCGAGGATGATGCCGACGAAGATGATAATGGTGAGACTGGGGAGGAAGAGCAGGGTGTTGAAGAAGACGTAGAGTTTGAAGACGAAGAAGAGGGTGAGGAGGAGGTGAGATTCCTTTTTATTTACTGATCCCTAGCTCTAAATTGTGgccttttttctccttttaacAGCTGGGTCTATTTCGCTAGTTTATGCCTTTTACTTCTCTCTGCTGTTAGATTTATAGTTTGGATTAGAACCCTGTTGCTTTTTTAGATTACTGATTGTATACAAAAGCAAAACTTTTTCAACTGTTCACAGGTGTGAGTCGTATCTTCATGTCTTCATGCAATCTTCTGCTTCTGCCAGAGGAATTATTTTTCTGCATTCATTTACTCTCATTTGTTGCTTTATATGTCAAAGTACTTTAGGAGATAATTACCACTTGCATGTCTTATGTAGTTGCAGTCTAAACTTATTGGTAGCATACTCATCGTTGAACTGAGTGGTAGATGAACCCGAATGTGGATTTCGATGTAAGCACAAAAGGGTGTTAGGCATACGCTGTCTTGCATTCTTCTTCAGCAGACTCGGCTGAACTAATTTTTTGTAATCGGTAATCTCTTTAAAACGAGTAGTCTCAGGACAAACTGGTCTTGGTTCCAAACActtattcaacattttttctATGTTCTTATATGTAATTAGAAGAGTGGATAATTTATGAGATCCTGCTAACctacccctaggggttggctcaagtggtaaaggccttgatCTTGTTGTTATGCTCCCCTCTGGGTCTAAGATTTAAATTCTcgtgggtgcaaacaatttctaggggccatcagacTAGGGGAACTTCCCCTTAAATTATCctaggtgcacttgcaggaaacagCTTGCCGAGTGCTTGTACACCCATGGGATTAGTTGGGATTTTGTTCTCAGATACCtagtgccaatcaaaaaaatttatgggatCCTGCTGGTTCACTACATTTGCTATTTTGAGCAAGTTTCACTGCAACTTGCTTCTTTACCATGACAagattttatagtttttaaagTTTTCCCTATCCTGCACTTAAATCTACCCGTTGTAGTTTTTATCATGGATTATTTAAGTTCCAATCGTCTTCCTTCATCTTTCTCCCCTGGTTTTCCAGGCCCTTTATGTTTCGTTATATATTTGGTTGAACATGGTCTGTTCCATATTTGAGGTTTTTAACCGTCCAAtgttatgtattttgttttggtaGGATTTGGTGGTTTAAAAACTTGCAAATTGTATATAGCTCATTTAGAGTACATTGCTGTAAAGACAATATTGCCAATATAACACCATATTGAATTCATGGTCGAGTTGGGTTACAAATTGTCTAAATGATGGGGCTGCCTTTGTGCACGATATAGAATTCGTGGTTTACATAGTTGCTGACGAAATTGATGTACTTGTTGGTGTTGTGCTTTTTTAGATGTGgagtttttaaaaaacaaatcccTATATCGGAATATAATGTTCATTTAGTGTTTTAATTGATTTTGCGTGATATATACTTGTCTGGATTTTGGTTTTACTTTTGGTGCACTTGGTTTTCTCCATCTGGCAtccttaattatttgtatttatagaaaaaactGTGTATATTTTGGTTCCATGTTTTGGTTAAAGAGGATGAGTTTTCCTTTCCATTGACAGcctttttgaataattttgatttttagttTCTTGTTTTGAAGTCTGTTATGCTTTTTGGTGATAgccttttatttgttattttgagTTTCGCACTATTTCTAAGATTATTCGAATTTTCTGTTATGGATATAAGTTATCGCACAATCTTTGCTTCAGACATGAATACTACTGTTGCTGTATCAAATGCTTTCTGTTATTTCTTGAACTTTCCTTGGTTGTTGAGATATTTCCCGGGATTTTTATTACAATCCTATAACAATGTTACAGATTTAGAGTTATGATGATCTACcccttttttcatttcttttttaatctatcAACTGAGATaattttgcttgaatgacaGGAAGAAGACTATGGCGCCGGCTATGTAGTTCAACCAGTGGGGCAGACTGAAGAAGGTGATGCTGGAGGTAGTGTCATGGAACCAGgaaatgaagatgatgatgctgaagagaaggaagaagttgaagacgacgacgacgacgacgacgacgacgataTTCGGGTGCTGCCTCCCTCCTCTTCTTCGCAACTTAAGAGGAAAAGGAATGGAATTGCAGACAAGGATGACAATGGCGAGgatgatgaagaggaagatgatgtTGTCGATTGCAGCAAGTCAACAAAGAAGCATCGTTAGCACTCACTTTCAAATCTCCTATTTTAATGTCATGTTAAATTGTCTttgaaacaaaaggaaagaggtgaaCCTCACATTAGATTTAAGATTGGTTGGACAATTAGGGGAATGGGAAAATGTACGTTGGGGTGGTGGCACATCTTTAGTTCAAAAAGCCGTTAGTCTTTGTCCCCGCTGATATAGCCGTTACTCTGTTTTTCAAATGGCAGTTATTAAGGGGACTAGTAGGAGGTGACCGgaaggggaagaaaaaaaaaagacattggAATTTGTTTTTTCGTTAGTTTGTGACTTTGTCCGAGcggtttttgaaaaaaaaaagaggagaaggGGGGTTTTGTAAAACGCTTGTAGATATAGTTTATCATCCTTTTCTATGTTTTATTCCAATCAAGTGGGCTTTAAGCGTTATGACGTGTTCATCATTTTTCTATgcctttatttcattttttgaccGTTCGTTTAAAAATTAATGTCTTTAGGTttgttttttacatttgttGTCGCAGGGAAGTAGTCCAAGTGACGATAAGATGTTTTTTTATTCGGAAATTTCTGATACTGGATCGTGCGACATGCGTCCTGTAAACTCTGATCCAATGGTTTAGAGCCAACTTTTCTATCGATAATATAACCTTTATTGAAGCGAGGTGGAGTCACTTAAGCCAAGCTGAAGCTCCAGCTTAACTTCGATGCGGCTTTACCCTTTTCTTATCAAGCCGATGCAAGCTGAATCGTGTATAGATAGGCTAGCACACACTGTTTCGTGTCGTAAACGTGTGAGGACCTTGCGCGGCTTACGACTCAAAAGAGGTATTTCCAACTTCCGGCTGCCAGATTCAATGGGCAATCCAGCTTCGCATGAGCTGAAAAACTTAATTGTCAATACCCGATTTGAATTACCATTCGGTATCAAATCAGCCATTTTATGTAATGATGTTCATACAACTTTTTCTAAACTCTCTttaaattaactaattaatatcaCTTCAAAtataatggatttttttttattatttaagttttagACGTTGCATAATTACAAttgctatgaaatttgtaaaagttgtaaaagGATTGTAAAAAGgttgtaaaaaatttaagattcacataaaaataaaattaaaaaactttggtattttttatggaaaaaatatattcatcatcccaactcTCATAATCCTTTTATCATCCTATgatatgacattaaatgataggttcacaagtgaaatgtaataaataattttcaatcacttaatgtcacatcataggatgatggaagttgggatgatgagtagcattactcttttttagaAAATGGTGTTATTGAAGTGGTtggttataaaataaattgcaaaatagttgtataaaaatcatatattttgagTTACATATTGTAAAATGGATAGTGATTTGAGGAgcaaaaaatattgtttttttaattttaattttaataatatcatttaagatattttatttgagtagagctacatgtacttacaattttatttacacttttatttgCAAGATTCATttcattagttttcttttgaaattcaaattttatgattttctacaAAATTGATATGTAGAGAAGTGAGTCTTTTTGTAAagttttcttaaatatatttaacatttttttcat
Above is a genomic segment from Juglans microcarpa x Juglans regia isolate MS1-56 chromosome 1D, Jm3101_v1.0, whole genome shotgun sequence containing:
- the LOC121253036 gene encoding acidic leucine-rich nuclear phosphoprotein 32-related protein-like, producing MRYRVSYLMDEIWERAVETALDGQTDHASARTLTLDGAVKCVQGRLPPPSLLERFLNLQHLSIANIGVSSLEQFPRLQNLQKLILSDNRIAGGLEFLVEAGLDSLRDLDLSNNRIQYIEDLAPLAQLKLVSLDLYECPVTRLKDYRSRVFVLIKSLKYLDKMDAEENERPESDDEEEDEEDDDDDPGSGEIDGEDRPFGMNNGHSEGTEGVVDVDEDDESDADEEETETARRVNKPDHQANGFRVERVEGEGGDEDEEGDDDDDNESVEEIDEEEGDDDDVVEVHEIEDSDDEEDGVEYEDDDEDEEDDEDEEEEVDNDEGDFAELESTGRLTSTEGEIDGHEQGEDDADEDDNGETGEEEQGVEEDVEFEDEEEGEEEEEDYGAGYVVQPVGQTEEGDAGGSVMEPGNEDDDAEEKEEVEDDDDDDDDDDIRVLPPSSSSQLKRKRNGIADKDDNGEDDEEEDDVVDCSKSTKKHR